A window of the Mus pahari chromosome 1, PAHARI_EIJ_v1.1, whole genome shotgun sequence genome harbors these coding sequences:
- the LOC110335527 gene encoding mas-related G-protein coupled receptor member X2 has product MSFCEVMSWTMIFLSLVVALVGLVGNGTVLWFLGFQMRRNAFSVYILNLAGADFLFICLQIGYCFHIILDIDSIPTEIYMFYHVVLNLPYFCGLSILSAISIERCLSVMWPIWYHCQRPRHTSAVICSLLWVLSLVWSLLEGKECGFLYYTSGLSWCKTFDLITTAWLIVLLVVLLGSSLALVITIFWGLHKIPVTRLYVAIVFTVLVFLLFGLPYGIYWFLLVWIEKFHYVSPCNMYLVTVFLSCVNSSANPIIYFLVGSIRHHRFQCKTLKLFLQRAMQDTPEEEECGEMGSSGRSREIKP; this is encoded by the coding sequence ATGTCATTTTGTGAAGTCATGTCTTGGAccatgatttttctttccctcGTTGTTGCCCTAGTTGGGCTGGTTGGAAATGGCACAGTGCTATGGTTCCTCGGCTTCCAGATGCGCAGGAATGCATTCTCTGTCTACATCCTCAACCTTGCTGGTGCTGACTTTCTCTTCATTTGCTTACAAATTGGATATTGTTTTCATATAATCTTGGATATTGATTCCATACCCACTGAAATTTATATGTTTTACCATGTTGTGTTAAACCTTCCTTATTTTTGTGGCCTAAGTATCCTCAGTGCCATTAGCATTGAACGCTGCCTGTCTGTCATGTGGCCCATCTGGTATCACTGCCAACGTCCAAGGCACACATCAGCTGTCATTTGTAGCCTGCTTTGGGTCTTGTCCCTAGTGTGGAGCCTCCTGGAAGGAAAGGAATGCGGTTTCCTATATTACACCAGTGGCCTTAGTTGGTGCAAGACATTTGATTTAATCACTACTGCAtggttaattgttttattagTAGTTCTGTTGGGATCCAGTCTGGCCTTAGTGATTACTATCTTCTGGGGCTTACACAAGATTCCTGTGACCAGGCTGTATGTGGCCATTGTGTTCACAGTGCTGGTCTTCCTGCTCTTTGGTCTACCCTATGGGATCTACTGGTTCCTCTTAGTGTGGATTGAGAAATTTCATTATGTCTCACCTTGTAATATGTATCTAGTCACAGTATTTCTGTCCTGTGTTAACAGCTCTGCCAACCCCATCATTTACTTCCTTGTTGGGTCCATTAGGCATCATCGCTTCCAATGTAAGACTCTTAAGCTATTTCTGCAGAGAGCCATGCAAGACACTCCTGAGGAGGAAGAATGTGGAGAGATGGGTTCCTCAGGAAGATCTAGAGAAATTAAACCTTAG